The nucleotide sequence AAATGATGCGACGCATCTACGGGCTTGCCAAAGTTGCTGACATCGCTGAGATCCCTGATTTAAAAGCTCGCTTGGAGGTGGAACGTAATGTCATGCGCATGGCAAAGGTGATGGCTCAACAACGCGGTGTCTTCCGTTCTATTGAGGAACTAACGGCATTGGCCCAAGAAATATCTCCCTTACGCTGAAGTTTCGTGAATCCGGTAGTTGAAGTACAACAGATCAGCAAGTCCTTCGGAGCAACACAGGCGCTTCGGGGTGTCTCATTCTCCTTTTTTTCAGGGGAGATCTTCGCCTTGGTGGGTGCAAATGGGGCTGGCAAATCTACTCTGATCAAGATCATCTGTGGCTACTATGAGGATTACGAAGGGGAAATTCGTATTGAGAGCCAACGTGTCCGTTTTCAAAGTCCTCAAGATTCCTTTCGTCAAGGCATCCGCACGGTTCACCAGATTATCGATCAAGGTGTAGTGCCCACAATGAGCA is from SAR324 cluster bacterium and encodes:
- a CDS encoding S-methyl-5-thioribose kinase → TAEETWNQFQAKFEANWVAHERETSNSYWNYPEGQIGFALQRQRFLRHIFEDTIGFAACKMMRRIYGLAKVADIAEIPDLKARLEVERNVMRMAKVMAQQRGVFRSIEELTALAQEISPLR